In Nicotiana tabacum cultivar K326 chromosome 19, ASM71507v2, whole genome shotgun sequence, one DNA window encodes the following:
- the LOC107832250 gene encoding pentatricopeptide repeat-containing protein At1g08070, chloroplastic-like, translated as MACHITLSVTSLNVSSNANSQDPSVSHKLQTCNSTKEIKKNQSLIIKISSVQHPRQLLYTKIISLCSSPIPSKEFSYVHSLFSQIQDIDINLFNSLMRCLLSSKCKENALLALLMHVEMMCKGLVLDKYTYPLVLNACVQLRELRHGRLVHSHVIKTGFALDLYVMNNLIRLYGVCGCVGSVRKVFDRSPERDLVSWTTLIQGYVDNGYLKEGVELFFEMIEDGLRADERMMVVVISSCAKLEDLRLGQKLHKYVQSHKLNFDVFIGNALMDMYLKCGETDIALNVFREMPTRNVISWNTLISGLAQRREFKQALNAFNEMQDQGVKPDKNTLVGVLNSCSNLGALEVGKWVHTYIDRNQIQVAGYVGNALVDMYAKCGSMDDALRVFGSMNSKDVYSYTSVIVGLATHGKARIALNFFYKMLEIGIQPNGVTFVGVLTACSHGGLIEEGHKLFADMWRVHKLKPQIEHYGCMVDLLSRAGLTDEAVEFVKNMPIEPDASIWGSVLAACRIQGRVELAEHVTEKLVNIESEKDGTYILMSNTYASVSKWRDALKVRRAMKRQKIKKVPGCSLIELDGVVSEFKKGDKAHPRSKDIYAMVEQLTLHSIGTETFSNGSEPLIV; from the coding sequence ATGGCTTGCCACATTACACTTTCTGTTACATCCTTAAATGTTAGTAGCAATGCCAATTCTCAAGATCCTTCTGTGTCTCACAAACTCCAGACTTGCAACTCAaccaaagaaataaaaaaaaaccaaTCTTTAATCATTAAAATTAGCTCCGTACAGCACCCTCGACAACTCCTTTACACTAAAATCATCTCTTTATGTTCTTCCCCAATACCCTCTAAGGAATTTAGCTATGTCCACTCTCTTTTCAGTCAAATACAGGACATAGATATCAATCTTTTTAACTCCTTAATGAGATGTCTTTTAAGTTCTAAGTGCAAAGAAAATGCTTTACTTGCATTACTAATGCATGTTGAAATGATGTGTAAAGGCTTAGTTTTGGATAAATATACGTACCCTCTTGTTCTTAACGCATGTGTACAGTTACGTGAGCTCAGACATGGCAGATTGGTTCATTCCCATGTGATAAAAACTGGGTTTGCGTTGGATTTGTATGTGATGAACAATTTGATTCGTTTGTATGGTGTTTGTGGGTGCGTTGGGAGTGTGAGGAAGGTGTTCGATAGAAGTCCTGAGAGAGATTTGGTATCTTGGACTACTTTGATTCAGGGGTATGTGGACAACGGGTATTTGAAGGAAGGAGTTGAGTTGTTCTTTGAAATGATTGAAGATGGATTAAGGGCTGACGAAAGGATGATGGTCGTTGTGATATCCTCTTGTGCTAAATTAGAGGATCTGAGATTGGGCCAGAAGTTACACAAATATGTGCAGAGTCATAAGTTAAATTTTGATGTGTTTATTGGGAATGCATTGATGGATATGTACTTAAAATGTGGTGAAACCGATATTGCTCTTAATGTTTTCCGAGAGATGCCAACGAGAAATGTGATCTCTTGGAATACATTAATATCTGGATTGGCTCAGAGAAGGGAGTTTAAACAGGCCTTGAATGCATTTAATGAAATGCAGGATCAAGGAGTAAAGCCTGATAAGAATACTTTAGTTGGTGTTCTTAATTCCTGCAGCAATTTAGGGGCACTAGAAGTTGGGAAATGGGTGCACACATATATAGACCGAAATCAGATACAAGTAGCAGGGTATGTTGGCAATGCGCTTGTAGATATGTATGCAAAATGTGGAAGCATGGACGACGCCCTTAGAGTTTTCGGAAGTATGAATTCTAAAGATGTTTATTCATACACATCTGTGATAGTTGGGTTGGCCACACATGGTAAGGCGCGGATAGCActtaatttcttctataagatGCTCGAAATTGGCATACAACCAAATGGGGTCACGTTCGTGGGTGTTCTCACAGCTTGTAGTCATGGAGGATTGATTGAAGAGGGCCATAAGCTTTTTGCAGATATGTGGAGAGTGCACAAATTAAAACCTCAAATAGAACACTATGGTTGCATGGTTGATCTGTTGAGTCGTGCAGGGTTGACAGATGAAGCAGTAGAGTTCGTGAAAAACATGCCAATTGAACCGGATGCTTCTATTTGGGGATCAGTATTAGCAGCATGCAGGATCCAAGGAAGAGTTGAACTCGCTGAGCATGTGACTGAAAAACTTGTCAATATAGAGTCTGAAAAAGACGGTACATACATACTGATGTCAAACACATATGCTTCAGTCAGTAAATGGAGAGACGCTTTAAAAGTAAGAAGGGCAATGAAgagacagaaaataaagaaagttcCTGGATGTAGCTTAATTGAACTTGATGGTGTGGTTTCTGAATTTAAGAAGGGTGACAAAGCGCATCCAAGAAGTAAAGACATATATGCGATGGTTGAGCAACTGACACTTCATTCAATTGGTACAGAGACCTTCTCAAACGGAAGTGAGCCCCTCATAGTTTGA